In Afipia sp. GAS231, a single window of DNA contains:
- a CDS encoding nucleotidyltransferase, producing MGVGEDFATFRDNYQITQEKISSISYRYKRITRQLNTDFRDNTSDTANSMYVGSYGRDTAAKGLSDLDMAFILPYAEYAKYHAFSTNGQSALLQAVKRSIQNTYPISESFGDGQVVVITFDDGVRFEILPVFNNKDSDSWTYPNANNGGSWKVCNPRAEIKAVAKRSAETNKNLKYLGRMTRVWCAHCSVPMSGMLIDTLAYQFIENYVNRDKSFLYHDLMMRDFFEFLSQQVQTQTVWRAPGSGSRVGRTGIFEHKARSAQLRSIEAVNFDLAHQEWSRRQKWREVFGTLYPD from the coding sequence ATGGGCGTCGGAGAAGACTTTGCTACGTTCCGGGACAATTATCAGATCACCCAGGAAAAGATCAGCTCCATTTCCTACCGCTACAAGCGCATCACGCGTCAGTTGAACACCGATTTTCGCGACAATACTTCGGACACCGCAAACAGCATGTATGTCGGGTCCTATGGCCGGGACACTGCGGCGAAGGGACTGAGTGACCTCGACATGGCGTTCATCCTGCCGTACGCCGAGTATGCGAAGTATCACGCCTTCTCGACGAACGGCCAGTCGGCGCTGCTGCAGGCGGTGAAGCGGTCGATACAGAACACCTATCCGATCTCCGAGAGTTTCGGCGACGGTCAGGTCGTGGTCATCACCTTCGACGACGGCGTGAGATTCGAGATACTTCCGGTTTTCAACAATAAGGATTCCGACAGCTGGACGTACCCCAACGCAAATAACGGCGGTAGCTGGAAAGTCTGCAATCCGCGCGCGGAGATAAAGGCGGTCGCGAAGCGAAGCGCGGAAACCAACAAAAACCTGAAATATCTAGGACGAATGACGCGGGTCTGGTGCGCGCACTGCTCGGTACCGATGAGCGGCATGCTGATCGACACCTTGGCCTATCAATTCATCGAAAACTATGTAAACCGCGATAAATCGTTCCTCTACCACGACCTGATGATGCGGGACTTCTTCGAATTCCTATCGCAGCAAGTGCAGACGCAGACGGTCTGGCGCGCTCCCGGAAGCGGGTCACGCGTCGGTCGCACAGGTATATTTGAGCACAAAGCCCGGAGCGCGCAGCTGCGTTCTATTGAAGCGGTGAATTTTGACTTGGCCCACCAGGAGTGGTCCCGGCGGCAGAAGTGGAGAGAAGTCTTTGGAACCCTCTATCCCGACTGA
- a CDS encoding SLATT domain-containing protein, with protein MEPSIPTEGERHALDSQVRECFGRCAYTHKTHEKMADRGSRRQRIMKWCQIVLSALTAGGATGVVFDRSSLIFPYATALLSISLLIVNSYVKDLDPGKDAQLHREAASDIWNIREAYLSLLTDIRDPTCSMTQLRQRRDDLQEALHKIYRSAPHTDGKAYGQAQDALKNKEDLTFSDDEIDAFLPGPLKRKTSAS; from the coding sequence TTGGAACCCTCTATCCCGACTGAAGGCGAGCGGCACGCACTGGATAGCCAGGTGCGCGAATGCTTCGGGCGTTGCGCGTATACGCACAAGACCCACGAAAAAATGGCGGACCGCGGATCGCGCCGGCAGCGCATCATGAAGTGGTGTCAGATTGTCTTGTCCGCGCTCACCGCAGGCGGTGCGACCGGCGTCGTGTTCGATCGGAGTTCTTTGATCTTTCCATACGCTACCGCGCTGTTGTCAATCTCGCTGTTGATCGTGAACAGCTACGTGAAGGATCTGGATCCCGGCAAGGATGCTCAACTTCATCGGGAAGCGGCATCGGATATCTGGAACATTCGGGAAGCCTATCTCAGCCTACTAACCGACATCCGCGATCCCACGTGTTCAATGACTCAACTTCGCCAACGGCGCGATGATCTGCAGGAAGCGTTACACAAAATATATCGGTCGGCGCCGCATACCGACGGCAAAGCCTACGGGCAGGCGCAAGACGCCCTGAAGAATAAAGAAGACCTTACGTTTTCCGACGATGAAATCGACGCATTCCTTCCGGGACCCTTAAAAAGGAAGACTTCGGCGTCCTGA
- a CDS encoding DUF4238 domain-containing protein gives MNAPIDHHFIPAFFLAQWTDGSGKLVEYTIKHDKVIAKPVGPRATGYEQHLYSFPELPPDAAHFLEAVFFNYADRVAADALRNHLSAAPVPWTTELISAWSRFVIALHLRHPDAMPELRAAAKSVWDGGGDAYQTQYEAIRKPEDPPTFDEYLAVRDPLTAIKVSVNMIVKVFDNEMLGKHLNNMTWGVIDVGQSPYRFLLSDRAAVFANLNNADGVAYLPIGPTKLFVAVNTPDRLQQLRKLPPRDIVHNSNRFLVGRARRFVWAHDQSQSAFISKHMSQRKEPTPLFPSIGLP, from the coding sequence ATGAACGCTCCGATCGACCATCATTTCATCCCGGCGTTTTTCTTGGCGCAATGGACTGACGGCAGCGGCAAACTGGTCGAGTACACGATCAAGCATGACAAGGTGATCGCGAAACCCGTCGGGCCGCGGGCGACGGGGTACGAGCAGCACTTGTATTCGTTTCCGGAACTGCCGCCCGATGCCGCGCATTTCCTCGAGGCCGTTTTCTTCAACTATGCGGATCGCGTTGCGGCGGACGCGCTGCGAAACCACTTGTCGGCGGCGCCGGTGCCGTGGACTACCGAATTGATCAGCGCCTGGTCGCGCTTCGTCATCGCACTGCATTTGCGTCATCCCGACGCGATGCCGGAATTGCGTGCTGCTGCCAAATCCGTGTGGGATGGAGGCGGCGATGCCTATCAAACCCAGTATGAGGCGATCAGAAAGCCCGAGGACCCGCCGACTTTCGACGAATATCTTGCGGTGCGCGATCCGTTGACCGCGATCAAGGTCAGCGTCAACATGATCGTGAAGGTGTTCGACAACGAGATGCTGGGCAAACACCTCAATAACATGACTTGGGGCGTGATCGACGTCGGTCAGTCGCCGTACCGCTTCCTCCTATCGGACCGTGCTGCCGTGTTCGCCAATCTCAACAATGCCGACGGGGTGGCGTATTTGCCGATCGGCCCGACCAAGCTTTTCGTGGCCGTCAACACGCCCGACCGCCTGCAGCAGTTGCGCAAACTGCCGCCCCGCGACATCGTCCACAACTCCAACCGGTTTTTGGTCGGTCGCGCTCGCCGTTTCGTCTGGGCCCATGATCAATCGCAGAGCGCCTTCATTTCGAAGCATATGTCGCAGCGCAAGGAGCCGACGCCGCTCTTCCCAAGCATCGGACTGCCCTAA
- a CDS encoding type II toxin-antitoxin system HipA family toxin gives MDVLNRPGILGIFLRPSADREVRVGTLVRDATGTVTFEVDEQYIRLGRARPIISLAWHGATEEDSLKRLRTRNDKIAHGRHLPPYFDNLLPEGALLDLVEREFGTGTFDNYDVLFRLGGDLPGAVVALREAGEPPPKRTAGEAAREPAASKSISFSLAGVQLKFSMRGDNHRLTAPGADESGDVILKLPSEKYPSLVENEFTSLQLARLAGANVAESRLVDVGSIEGVPEGFLKLGKHALSVSRFDRAPGNIRIHTEDFAQIAGAIDIDKYFRWNQETLMNSVKRFSADPIGDLLEALRRLVIDMMLGNCDGHLKNWSFAYPDGRHARLSPAYDIVSTLTYLPDTMALRFSGTKDPKIVDTGRIRRIAPFLGVDAKLLAREMRETATRALDTWPDAIKDLPAPDNIKNAILSRFGKMALVGEVRPTMIQGHTPDSEPAEKPTSSFNS, from the coding sequence ATGGACGTTCTTAACCGACCGGGCATCCTCGGCATCTTCCTGCGTCCCTCCGCGGACCGCGAGGTCCGGGTGGGAACGCTGGTGCGCGACGCGACCGGTACCGTCACATTCGAGGTCGACGAACAATACATTCGGTTGGGTCGCGCGCGACCAATCATCAGCCTGGCGTGGCATGGCGCCACCGAAGAAGACTCGCTCAAACGCCTCAGAACGAGAAACGACAAAATCGCGCACGGCCGTCACCTGCCGCCGTACTTCGACAACCTGCTTCCGGAAGGCGCGCTTCTGGATCTCGTCGAGCGGGAATTCGGAACGGGCACATTCGACAATTACGACGTTCTTTTCCGGCTCGGCGGTGACCTTCCTGGCGCCGTCGTCGCCCTCCGTGAAGCCGGCGAGCCGCCCCCCAAGCGAACGGCGGGCGAGGCCGCCCGCGAACCTGCAGCCAGCAAGTCTATCAGCTTCTCGCTCGCCGGCGTCCAATTGAAATTCTCCATGCGTGGAGACAATCACCGGCTGACCGCGCCCGGCGCGGACGAAAGCGGCGATGTGATCCTCAAGCTTCCAAGTGAAAAATACCCCAGCCTCGTCGAGAATGAATTCACCTCCCTGCAACTCGCGAGACTCGCCGGCGCGAACGTCGCCGAGTCTCGACTTGTCGACGTCGGTTCGATTGAAGGCGTTCCGGAAGGATTCCTGAAACTGGGCAAGCACGCCCTGTCTGTGAGTCGCTTCGATCGCGCACCGGGAAACATCCGCATCCATACCGAAGACTTCGCGCAGATCGCAGGCGCCATCGACATCGACAAGTATTTCAGGTGGAACCAGGAAACGCTTATGAACTCGGTCAAGCGATTCTCCGCCGACCCCATTGGCGACCTGCTCGAGGCGCTGCGGCGGCTGGTCATCGACATGATGCTCGGCAACTGCGACGGACACCTGAAGAACTGGTCGTTCGCTTATCCCGACGGACGACATGCGCGGCTATCGCCTGCCTACGACATCGTGTCCACTCTGACCTATCTTCCCGACACCATGGCGTTGAGGTTCTCCGGCACCAAGGATCCGAAGATCGTCGATACCGGCCGCATCCGCCGCATCGCTCCTTTTCTTGGCGTCGATGCCAAGCTCCTCGCCCGAGAAATGCGCGAGACCGCGACGCGCGCCCTGGACACCTGGCCGGATGCCATCAAGGATCTTCCTGCGCCCGACAACATCAAGAACGCCATCTTGTCCCGCTTTGGCAAAATGGCCCTCGTCGGCGAGGTCAGGCCGACGATGATCCAGGGCCACACACCGGACTCAGAGCCGGCGGAGAAGCCGACGTCGTCGTTCAACTCATAG
- a CDS encoding helix-turn-helix domain-containing protein, whose protein sequence is MEQKPTRERLGAQLTSARRSKGWTLNDLGHRTANAASRLSSIEHGKLNATIDALAQAGEAAGLTLTFVPAEKLEEVMALIEKPQPETAYPEHVQSAHEEVFIPDPPEEEETMSQYGRS, encoded by the coding sequence ATGGAACAGAAGCCAACCAGAGAGCGCTTGGGTGCTCAACTGACGTCGGCCCGCCGGAGCAAGGGGTGGACGCTGAACGATCTCGGTCATCGCACTGCAAACGCAGCCAGCCGCCTGAGCAGCATCGAACACGGCAAACTCAACGCGACTATTGATGCCCTTGCCCAGGCCGGCGAGGCCGCCGGATTGACCCTGACCTTCGTTCCCGCCGAAAAGCTGGAAGAAGTGATGGCACTGATCGAGAAGCCGCAACCCGAAACCGCCTATCCCGAGCACGTCCAGAGCGCGCACGAAGAGGTCTTCATTCCGGACCCCCCCGAAGAGGAGGAGACGATGAGCCAATATGGACGTTCTTAA
- a CDS encoding tyrosine-type recombinase/integrase: MKAARKTTVTIQPWDCDGLEIYVRGKTFHVIGTLRVGKRSQRVRETLGVPATKDKRQEAEREARRIAAGVRGRLGGGAVRKSVATLVSERFQSRIGPTDRRVLTELTAEFTARILYDIPPTEIVAFVDKRHLMNKAETRERYISSLCAFLNRQIAAGQYPAMPEFVRDQEARNPAERSTRDVSQFRLALLEDVIDAAHPTIAIQLQVEYCGGTRVSSVLHGAALKDLDMQKMVLTFRKTKNKKDVPVALPETMREPMTQYLKWRKEQVRAGRVGPGSNERLFLSYRGRPYKENGSKWGTQNKTGFNAAKRRAIKTVGERYDNAIAEMKAANDRNEVDRLMRLKEDDLNILRRLTQHWLRHKFATEAGRSDLRAAMLQGGWRDVRSIMGYLIADAEYQRSIVENRGSPRSKELQQSA, encoded by the coding sequence ATGAAGGCCGCACGAAAGACCACGGTGACCATCCAGCCCTGGGATTGCGACGGGCTGGAGATCTACGTCCGCGGAAAAACATTTCATGTCATCGGAACGCTGCGCGTCGGAAAGCGGTCGCAACGCGTGCGCGAAACGCTCGGAGTGCCTGCGACCAAGGACAAGCGGCAGGAAGCGGAACGCGAGGCCCGACGGATCGCGGCAGGAGTTCGTGGGCGCCTTGGAGGCGGCGCCGTCCGGAAGAGCGTCGCGACCCTGGTGTCCGAACGATTCCAGTCCCGCATCGGACCTACGGACCGTCGGGTTCTGACTGAACTCACGGCGGAATTCACCGCCCGGATACTTTACGACATCCCGCCAACGGAGATCGTCGCCTTTGTCGACAAGCGTCACCTCATGAACAAGGCCGAGACCCGCGAAAGGTACATTTCGTCATTGTGCGCGTTCCTGAACCGTCAGATCGCTGCCGGCCAATACCCGGCGATGCCGGAGTTCGTCCGCGACCAGGAAGCGCGGAATCCTGCGGAGCGGTCAACGCGGGACGTTTCGCAGTTCCGCCTCGCCCTACTGGAAGACGTTATCGATGCTGCGCACCCCACGATCGCCATTCAGCTCCAGGTGGAATATTGCGGTGGAACGAGAGTGTCGAGTGTCCTCCATGGTGCGGCCCTGAAGGATCTCGACATGCAGAAAATGGTCCTGACGTTTCGTAAGACGAAGAACAAGAAAGACGTCCCGGTGGCCCTCCCGGAAACGATGAGAGAGCCGATGACGCAATACCTGAAATGGCGGAAGGAACAGGTCCGCGCCGGACGGGTCGGACCAGGCTCCAATGAACGTTTATTCCTCAGCTATCGAGGACGCCCCTACAAAGAAAACGGATCCAAATGGGGGACGCAAAACAAGACCGGATTCAACGCAGCGAAGCGGCGCGCGATCAAAACGGTCGGCGAACGCTACGACAACGCGATCGCGGAAATGAAGGCGGCGAACGACCGGAACGAAGTCGACCGCTTAATGCGTCTAAAAGAAGACGATCTGAATATTCTGAGGCGACTCACACAGCATTGGCTCAGGCATAAGTTCGCGACCGAAGCCGGCCGATCGGATCTGCGAGCAGCCATGCTGCAGGGCGGCTGGCGCGACGTTCGGTCGATCATGGGCTATCTGATCGCCGACGCGGAATATCAACGTAGCATCGTCGAAAACCGTGGGTCTCCGCGTTCAAAAGAACTGCAGCAGAGCGCATGA